Proteins from a single region of Kluyveromyces lactis strain NRRL Y-1140 chromosome C complete sequence:
- the PTP3 gene encoding tyrosine protein phosphatase PTP3 (similar to uniprot|P40048 Saccharomyces cerevisiae YER075C PTP3 Phosphotyrosine-specific protein phosphatase involved in the inactivation of mitogen-activated protein kinase (MAPK) during osmolarity sensing dephosporylates Hog1p MAPK and regulates its localization localized to the cytoplasm), giving the protein MEYIDTMGTNKQQEEIQLKEPLSFSRPLARPPSISGCTEYKDRDSIQSSSFTSESSSVLSSSSTLIDDKSSNSSLASPALSANYKRNSTEVLPEKILIHASTFPSASEPSYSTCTPSPLSASHRSSLSFSRSRSRSIAMKSNSLPAIPTICPKDLRFPKHKDCSFISPADLHHYIENMDQNPNEKLIIFDTRPFIEFNKNHIRSAMHLCLPSTLLKRKNFNLERLIGNLPSPGRETLSEYLLGSDSATANAKVVIYDNVANQTDYAVSLACFGISSKILDHVSDKQKPSVFILAEGFESFNAAYPDDVEVGTMDLEDSYTLDSPSSPHQADNISPVQPQLKHSGRSHSHSCSPLKQPPQTGNSRTLSGSPISTSSPLSSLFGFKLPAPINNQHLPTFKLPQIEHDISDLDNYVKAVEINERSQRNSFLESENDLRSFKFPASPSKQFSTDATSSSFTSTQTALSPADPSSGHNSSKLNFQVKYDNLYHRFASEEINQVVPSWFCQLMDIPKLHFISKFQRLELLERKRLQRLLGPSSSASIVSTQSRSTVAGNDRCVEDGHYDVDEDDAEENLQSITISSGVEFGTKNRYKDIFPYEHTRVKLSHSSICSAGCENSTPSPRSSAYSSCASGLPTQDEQEDVWNTYINANYLVNPFAQLQQSSTADIKSVRYIATQAPLKETISDFYTCILNNNVPIILTLTDEFENGVEKCCNFWANGNYDGINVKLLDEFSTMLQDKPMKAESNHEEDMFASKFWRHLKLNKTSDNNNEIIIRRIELSYNNDRSKFQLLQLQIKDWPDLGTLLKPNEILQIINLKNFVIDSLFAHNVYSPNYTPTVLVHCSAGCGRTGTLCTVDSILSNLKKFDTDENPSLYGAFAVPLTPNLSPTTKSNSFSATKPPTSLMFDPIVTTVNQFRRQRISMVQNINQFLFIYDCLLFYFTLNLETSPTDPEKRNNWQSMTDENSHLDILHKFIDGKVNELQQV; this is encoded by the coding sequence ATGGAGTATATAGACACGATGGGCACCAACAAACAACAGGAAGAAATCCAACTCAAAGAACCTCTTTCGTTTTCAAGGCCTCTCGCTAGACCACCATCGATATCTGGATGTACAGAGTATAAAGATCGTGATTCAATTCAGAGCAGCTCATTCACATCGGAAAGTTCATCAGTTCTAAGTTCGTCATCCACTTTGATCGATGATAAATCGTCGAATTCATCGTTAGCATCTCCTGCCCTGAGCGCAaattacaaaagaaattcaacGGAGGTACTGCCCGAAAAGATTCTGATACATGCGTCGACTTTCCCTTCAGCATCTGAACCTTCGTATAGTACATGTACACCTTCACCGTTGTCAGCATCTCATAGAAGTTCCCTTTCGTTTTCACGGAGTAGATCGCGGAGCATAGCAATGAAGTCCAATAGCTTGCCCGCTATTCCAACAATATGTCCAAAAGATCTCCGATTTCCTAAACATAAAGACTGCTCGTTTATTAGCCCTGCGGACTTGCACCattatattgaaaatatgGACCAGAATCCCAATGAAAAACTGATAATATTCGATACAAGGCCGTTCATAGAGTTCAACAAAAATCACATCAGATCGGCAATGCACTTGTGTCTTCCCTCGACTTTactgaaaaggaaaaactTCAATCTGGAAAGGTTGATAGGTAATCTACCTTCCCCAGGAAGGGAAACTTTATCGGAATATTTATTGGGCAGTGACAGCGCCACTGCAAATGCCAAGGTGGTTATTTACGATAATGTGGCAAACCAGACAGATTATGCAGTATCATTGGCATGTTTCGGAATATCTTCTAAGATCCTCGATCATGTAAGTGACAAACAAAAGCCTTCTGTTTTCATTCTCGCAGAAggttttgaatcatttaaTGCAGCATATCCTGATGACGTCGAAGTTGGTACCATGGATTTGGAAGACTCTTATACCTTAGATTCCCCATCTTCCCCTCATCAGGCAGACAATATTTCTCCAGTTCAACCGCAGTTGAAACACTCTGGTAGATCTCATTCGCATTCTTGTTCTCCTTTGAAACAGCCACCACAAACCGGTAACAGTAGGACTCTATCTGGTTCCCCAATATCCACATCATCACCATTATCATCTTTGTTTGGATTTAAACTGCCGGCACCGATAAATAATCAACATTTACCAACTTTTAAGTTACCGCAGATTGAGCATGACATTTCCGATCTAGATAATTATGTGAAGGCCGTAGAGATCAATGAACGCTctcaaagaaattctttcttagaATCAGAAAATGACCTAAGATCCTTCAAATTTCCTGCTTCACCGTCCAAACAGTTCAGTACCGATGCGACTTCGTCATCATTTACTTCAACTCAAACAGCATTATCGCCAGCAGATCCTTCTAGTGGCCACAATTCATCTAAACTAAATTTCCAAGTTAAATATGATAACCTATACCACAGATTTGCTTCAGAGGAGATCAATCAGGTAGTTCCTTCCTGGTTCTGCCAATTAATGGACATTCCAAAACTGCACTTTATATCTAAGTTCCAAAGATTGGAGTTattagaaagaaaaagactTCAGAGATTATTGGGCCCCTCATCGTCCGCTTCAATTGTCAGCACTCAATCTCGGTCTACTGTAGCTGGTAACGACAGATGTGTCGAAGATGGTCAttatgatgttgatgaggatgatgcTGAAGAGAACTTACAAAGCATCACAATATCATCTGGGGTAGAATTTGGGACGAAGAATAGATATAAGGATATATTTCCTTATGAGCACACAAGAGTAAAGCTCTCGCATTCTAGTATATGCAGTGCTGGCTGTGAGAATTCAACCCCTTCCCCGAGATCTTCCGCATATAGTTCCTGTGCTAGTGGCTTGCCAACTCAAGATGAACAAGAGGATGTTTGGAATACCTATATTAATGCTAACTATTTGGTTAATCCTTTTGCCCAACTTCAGCAAAGCTCTACCGCTGACATCAAGTCTGTACGTTATATTGCCACCCAAGCTCCTTTGAAAGAGACAATTTCGGACTTCTACACCTGCATTCTGAACAACAATGTGCCCATAATTCTAACGCTAACTGATGAGTTTGAAAATGGAGTTGAGAAGTGTTGCAACTTTTGGGCAAACGGTAACTATGATGGTATAAACGTCAAACTTCTGGATGAATTTAGTACTATGTTACAAGATAAACCAATGAAGGCAGAATCTAACCATGAGGAAGATATGTTTGCATCTAAGTTTTGGAGACATCTTAAATTAAACAAAACTTCAGACAATAACAATGAGATCATCAttcgaagaattgaactGAGCTATAATAATGATAGAAGTAAGTTCCAACTATTGCAATTACAGATAAAAGACTGGCCAGACTTAGGGACATTGCTCAAACCAAACGAAATTCTGCAAATaatcaatttgaagaattttgtCATTGATAGTCTGTTCGCACATAACGTGTACTCTCCTAATTACACACCGACTGTGCTCGTTCATTGTTCTGCTGGATGTGGTCGAACAGGTACTTTGTGCACTGTTGATTCCATATTATCAAACCTAAAGAAGTTTGATACCGATGAGAATCCTTCTTTGTATGGCGCCTTCGCCGTACCGTTAACTCCTAATCTTTCTCCAACTACAAAAtctaattctttttctgctACGAAACCACCAACAAGTCTCATGTTTGATCCAATCGTGACAACCGTAAACCAGTTCAGAAGACAGCGTATTTCTAtggttcaaaatatcaaccaATTTCTCTTCATTTATGATTGTCTATTATTCTATTTTACATTGAATTTGGAGACTTCACCAACAGACCCTGAAAAGCGTAATAACTGGCAGTCTATGACAGACGAGAACTCACACCTTGACATTTTGCACAAATTTATAGACGGAAAGGTAAATGAGCTACAGCAAGTCTGA
- the YOS1 gene encoding Yos1p (highly similar to uniprot|Q3E834 Saccharomyces cerevisiae YER074W-A YOS1 Integral membrane protein required for ER to Golgi transport): protein MIFGLGRLFYVVLLLINSIAVLSEERFLRRKTTTHHYLPVGLGSQSNQAVFGQQENTTKSKLVQLIGAVQTLLRKIVRNINNLYWWQFRFIMMLVVLLITIIKQLFKVSINVLSTS, encoded by the exons ATGATCTTTGGGCTTGGAAGACTATTTTACGTTGTTTTATTGCTGATTAATTCCATCGCCGTTTTGAGTGAAGAAAGGTTCCTAAGGAGAA AAACTACCACACACCATTATTTACCAGTTGGACTTGGATCACAATCAAATCAAGCCGTCTTTGGccaacaagaaaatacCACGAAATCTAAACTAGTACAGTTGATTGGCGCAGTACAAACATTGTTAAGAA AGATAGTTCGGAATATCAATAACTTATACTGGTGGCAATTTAGGTTTATCATGATGCTGGTTGTATTGCTTATCACTATTATAAAACAATTATTTAAAGTTTCCATCAATGTCCTTTCAACTTCGTGA
- the MRX1 gene encoding Mrx1p (weakly similar to uniprot|P40050 Saccharomyces cerevisiae YER077C Hypothetical ORF), producing the protein MSRVMQLTLFLVLVQIWLFCILCQFFQYDSVVGKILITVESLSTTSSQTPQEQFRQDSQSASIRICMSIGRTVIHVPCAQRFVRAFHATRVPYGSPLKVKLDLLQKTQTLVKRTEKENGKQRDIARREARKARKYGYSIKKANEILKGRHKITNLDKSIKVGPTSDDDTSILSVANDKRLMYTILGISRPQLKNSILVERDVAKFCKRGQLQKALFLIKLAGPNGAAGMNTLMTHYLEVEKDSHSAVDLYSWRKKWQIPPNEYTETNLFKGLARLPEPISVKVAERVVKIVLKLVEDERLNNINFNAALSALANSNDPSYLFKCFDLRPKGIKKDAIAYTQLLIGCAKITDAVEAIQRADDIMNSADPKVIDSQMFFHYLNVWHSRRDLRFSNCVLPLLDIFYDFKVPNVRFKKEIPEFVKLPALKNWNIKSKMRLTPHVAHLLMENCFKTGQYEYGIAFFEHYLGKRPNLFNNRTINAALNLIIKADPENCGERCYELLRKMMDDGMLREPLQHVVLTYKAFERQATKKLNNSDPVKATELVKSCLALMKDNEAKTSIQNDEYKSYLSWKPWMFLLRIVMSCKDALPLTFKKTIIDEFITTMLCDPVMLLKQRGSTRESMRFVYLEAVRFIKSLESSLNLTDEELKEVQAEAEDSNSLLKRKFLFRRHLIRLRKRILEVVDNLEHDRDSNSPEIEKLFRQYCETILDTNIDDFSPT; encoded by the coding sequence ATGTCTCGTGTGATGCAGCTTACActgtttcttgttctcGTTCAGATATGGCTGTTTTGCATATTATgtcaatttttccaatatgATTCTGTAGTAGGAAAAATATTAATCACGGTCGAATCTTTGAGTACAACCTCATCGCAGACACCTCAAGAGCAGTTTAGACAGGATAGTCAGTCAGCAAGCATCAGAATCTGTATGTCGATAGGTCGAACAGTTATACATGTGCCATGTGCGCAGCGCTTTGTTAGGGCATTTCATGCTACGCGGGTACCTTACGGCTCACCGTTGAAGGTTAAGTTGGACCTTCTGCAGAAGACACAGACACTTGTGAAGCGAACAGAGAAGGAAAATGGAAAGCAGAGGGATATCGCTCGAAGGGAAGCACGCAAAGCTCGGAAGTACGGATATTCCATTAAGAAAGCGAATGAAATCTTAAAAGGGAGACACAAAATTACTAATCTTGATAAGTCTATCAAAGTAGGACCAACTTCGGACGATGATACGAGCATTCTTTCTGTCGCTAACGATAAAAGATTAATGTATACTATACTAGGTATATCTAGACCTCAACtaaaaaattcaatattGGTGGAACGCGATGTTGCGAAATTTTGTAAGAGAGGCCAGTTGCAAAAGGCTTTATTTCTTATAAAGCTTGCTGGACCAAATGGTGCAGCTGGAATGAACACATTAATGACACATTATCtagaagttgaaaaagataGCCATTCCGCTGTGGATTTATATTCTTGGAGAAAGAAGTGGCAAATACCTCCCAATGAATACACTGAAACaaatttgttcaaaggGTTGGCAAGGTTGCCAGAACCAATTTCTGTCAAAGTTGCAGAACGAGTGGTGAAGATAGTTTTAAAATTggttgaagatgaaagaCTCAATAATATAAATTTTAACGCTGCATTAAGTGCGTTGGCGAACTCTAACGACCCTAGTTACCTGTTCAAATGTTTTGATTTGAGACCCAAAGGTATAAAAAAAGATGCAATTGCGTACACGCAACTACTTATTGGATGTGCGAAGATTACAGATGCAGTGGAAGCCATTCAAAGGGCTGATGATATAATGAACTCTGCTGACCCCAAAGTTATCGATTCACAAATgttttttcattatttgaacGTTTGGCACTCTAGAAGGGATCTACGATTTTCCAATTGTGTGTTGCCTCTGCTTGATATATTCTATGATTTTAAGGTCCCAAATGTTCgtttcaagaaagaaataccaGAATTTGTCAAGTTGCctgctttgaagaattggaatatcaaATCTAAAATGCGTTTGACTCCCCATGTTGCACATCTTTTAATGGAAAATTGCTTTAAGACCGGACAATACGAATATGGTATCGCTTTCTTCGAGCATTACCTGGGAAAAAGACCAAAccttttcaacaacagaacAATAAACGCTGCGTTGAACTTAATTATCAAAGCAGATCCGGAGAACTGTGGAGAGAGATGTTATGAGCTACTTCGTAAGATGATGGATGATGGTATGTTGCGGGAACCCTTACAGCACGTCGTTTTAACTTATAAAGCATTTGAAAGACAGGCTACTAAAAAGCTAAACAACAGTGATCCTGTAAAGGCGACAGAACTTGTAAAATCATGTCTTGCACTTATGAAGGACAATGAAGCAAAGACTTCGATTCAAAATGATGAGTACAAGAGCTATTTATCCTGGAAACCATGGATGTTCTTATTGAGAATTGTTATGTCATGCAAAGACGCGTTACCTTTGactttcaagaaaacgATAATAGACGAGTTCATTACCACAATGCTCTGTGATCCAGTAATGTTGTTGAAGCAGAGAGGAAGCACTCGAGAGAGTATGCGTTTTGTTTATCTTGAAGCTGTACGTTTTATAAAATCATTGGaatcatctttgaatttaacCGATGAAGAACTAAAGGAAGTGCAAGCTGAAGCGgaagattcaaattctttacttaaaagaaaatttttgTTTCGTAGGCATCTAATAAGATTAAGAAAGAGAATCCTAGAGGTTGTGGATAACCTAGAACATGATAGGGATTCTAACAGCCCCGAAATCGAAAAATTGTTTAGACAATATTGTGAAACAATATTGGACACCAACATTGATGACTTTTCACCAACATAA
- the ALD5 gene encoding aldehyde dehydrogenase (NAD(P)(+)) ALD5 (highly similar to uniprot|P40047 Saccharomyces cerevisiae YER073W ALD5 Mitochondrial aldehyde dehydrogenase that is activated by K and utilizes NADP as the preferred coenzyme) translates to MLGRTQVTTLRRFIRLYSQLPLKVPVQLPNGITYEQPTGLFINGEFVPSRQHKTFEVLNPSNEEEITHIYEAREDDVDIAVAAAKKAFNNGWSTAEPEDRAKCLLKLADLIDQHAETLASIESLDNGKSLFCSRGDVALVAKYLRSCAGWADKIYGKVIDTGADHFSYTKREPLGVCGQIIPWNFPLLMWSWKVGPALATGNTVVLKPAEATPLSALYACQLVQEAGVPKGVVNIIPGFGKIVGERICTHPDIKKVAFTGSTATGRHIMKTCADSIKKVTLELGGKSPNIVFGDADLDKAVKNIAFGIFYNSGEVCCAGSRIYVQDTVYEEVLEKFKQYAESLKVGNPFEENVFQGAQTSQMQIDKILSYVDVGTSEGARVITGGERIGNKGYFIKPTIFADVKEDMQIVKEEIFGPVVTVSKFTTVDEVVAKANDSEYGLAAGIHTKDVNKAIDVSNRVKAGTVWINTYNNFHQNVPFGGFGQSGIGREMGAEALDNYTQTKAVRMAIDHPNY, encoded by the coding sequence ATGCTAGGACGTACTCAAGTTACAACCCTAAGACGTTTCATCAGATTATACTCCCAATTACCATTGAAGGTCCCAGTTCAACTTCCAAATGGTATCACATACGAGCAACCAACTGGTCTATTCATCAATGGTGAGTTTGTGCCATCTAGACAACACAAGACTTTTGAAGTGTTGAACCCTTccaacgaagaagaaattacCCATATTTATGAAGCACGTGAAGATGACGTGGATATCGCTGTCGCTGCAGCTAAAAAAGCCTTCAACAACGGTTGGTCTACTGCTGAACCAGAAGATAGAGCTAAATGTTTGCTGAAGTTGGCTGATTTGATTGACCAACATGCAGAGACTTTGGCTTCTATCGAATCTTTGGATAACGGTAAATCCCTATTTTGCTCACGTGGTGATGTGGCGCTAGTTGCCAAATACTTAAGGTCATGTGCCGGTTGGGCTGATAAGATTTATGGTAAGGTTATCGATACTGGCGCTGACCATTTCTCATACACCAAGAGAGAACCATTGGGTGTATGTGGTCAAATTATCCCATGGAATTTCCCACTATTGATGTGGTCCTGGAAAGTTGGTCCAGCTTTGGCTACCGGTAACACTGTGGTGTTGAAACCTGCTGAAGCAACTCCATTGTCTGCTCTATATGCATGCCAATTGGTGCAAGAAGCTGGTGTACCAAAGGGTGTTGTTAACATCATCCCAGGTTTCGGTAAAATCGTCGGTGAAAGAATTTGTACCCATCCTGACATCAAGAAGGTCGCTTTCACTGGTTCCACTGCTACTGGTCGTCACATTATGAAAACTTGTGCCGATTCCATCAAGAAGGTCACTTTAGAACTTGGTGGTAAGTCTCCAAATATCGTTTTCGGTGATGCTGACTTGGATAAAGCTGTTAAGAACATTGCTTTTGGTATCTTCTACAACTCCGGTGAAGTCTGTTGCGCAGGTTCAAGAATTTACGTTCAAGATACTGTTTACGAAGAGGTCTTAGAAAAATTCAAGCAATACGCTGAATCTCTAAAGGTCGGTAATCCATTCGAAGAAAACGTTTTCCAAGGTGCTCAAACTTCTCAAATGCAAATTGACAAGATCTTATCCTATGTTGATGTCGGTACTTCTGAAGGTGCTCGTGTCATCACTGGTGGTGAAAGAATCGGTAACAAGGGTTACTTTATCAAGCCAACTATCTTTGCTGATGTTAAAGAAGACATGCAAATTGTTaaggaagaaatctttggtCCTGTTGTAACAGTCTCTAAGTTCACTACCGTTGACGAAGTCGTCGCTAAGGCTAACGACTCTGAATATGGTCTTGCTGCCGGTATTCACACTAAGGATGTTAACAAGGCTATTGACGTTTCCAACAGAGTTAAGGCCGGTACCGTCTGGATTAACACCTACAACAACTTCCATCAAAATGTTCCATTCGGTGGTTTCGGCCAATCCGGTATCGGTAGAGAGATGGGTGCTGAAGCTTTAGATAACTACACCCAAACAAAGGCTGTCAGAATGGCCATTGACCACCCAAACTATTAA
- the MAM33 gene encoding Mam33p (similar to uniprot|P40513 Saccharomyces cerevisiae YIL070C MAM33 Acidic protein of the mitochondrial matrix involved in oxidative phosphorylation related to the human complement receptor gC1q-R) yields MSLRLITRVASRVAARPASIQVARNVIARPTFITSSRQLSYTATTFNQHTTKVAQVLNSEVELETSQQIVDLPEELATFLSKYGFEPVVQEGRNLAHIRRQLNDETINVFFDVAQVANLPVEPAALEQSEEQLEEDFDSMSDNFANVNIVVVKNSDNTAISFELLMNMQEGSFYVDSVTPYESAEDALNESAEAEIKRELGYHGPPFSNLDESLQESLESYLESRGITTDLTSFISNYSEFKENNEYIQWLSKMKKFFE; encoded by the coding sequence ATGTCCCTACGTTTGATTACCCGTGTTGCCTCCCGTGTTGCTGCTCGTCCAGCTTCCATCCAGGTGGCCAGAAATGTGATTGCTCGTCCAACCTTTATCACATCTTCCCGTCAACTCTCCTATACTGCTACCACTTTCAACCAACATACTACGAAGGTTGCTCAAGTTTTAAACAGCGAAGTCGAATTAGAAACTTCTCAACAAATTGTCGACTTGCCAGAAGAATTGGCTACTTTCCTGTCCAAGTACGGTTTTGAGCCTGTCGTTCAAGAAGGCCGTAACTTGGCTCACATTAGAAGACAATTGAACGATGAAACTATCAATGTCTTCTTTGACGTTGCTCAAGTTGCTAACTTGCCTGTCGAACCAGCTGCTTTAGAACAATctgaagaacaattggaGGAAGATTTCGATAGTATGTCTGATAACTTTGCCAATGTCAACATTGTCGTTGTGAAGAACTCCGACAACACAGCAATTTCATTTGAGCTTTTGATGAACATGCAAGAAGGTTCTTTCTACGTCGATTCCGTTACCCCATACGAATCAGCAGAAGATGCTTTGAATGAATCAGCAGAAGCCGAAATCAAGAGAGAATTGGGATACCACGGTCCTCCATTCTCTAACTTGGATGAATCTTTGCAAGAGTCCTTGGAATCTTACTTGGAATCCAGAGGTATCACCACCGATTTAACTTCATTCATTTCTAATTACTCTGAGTTCAAGGAGAATAATGAATACATTCAATGGTTGtcgaaaatgaagaagttcTTCGAGTAA
- the TDA2 gene encoding Tda2p (weakly similar to uniprot|P40045 Saccharomyces cerevisiae YER071C), whose product MTSSIKITDNSRELNGPVSREKLSSILNEIFNKDEPIPSSVELVLAQLNELSSKHKFIVNVTKLNANNVNTADFSVDSYIGSSWNDKSDGAFHYQIPLGSGQPDTKRILLVSVYWILL is encoded by the coding sequence ATGACTTCCAGTATCAAAATTACGGATAATTCGAGGGAGCTCAATGGACCGGTATCCAGAGAAAAACTCAGCTCCATTCTGAATGAGATCTTCAATAAGGATGAGCCAATTCCTTCATCAGTCGAGTTAGTTTTGGCTCAATTGAATGAGTTGTCATCAAAACACAAATTCATTGTTAACGTAACGAAATTGAACGCAAATAACGTCAATACAGCAGATTTTAGCGTGGATAGTTACAttggttcttcttggaACGATAAATCAGACGGTGCTTTCCATTATCAAATACCGCTGGGCTCTGGCCAACCAGATACCAAAAGAATTTTGCTAGTAAGTGTATACTGGATACTATTATAG
- a CDS encoding 40S ribosomal protein eS24 (highly similar to uniprot|P26782 Saccharomyces cerevisiae YIL069C RPS24B and highly similar to uniprot|P26782 Saccharomyces cerevisiae YER074W RPS24A proteins component of the small (40S) ribosomal subunit) translates to MSDAITIRTRKVISNPLLARKQFVVDVLHPNRANVSKDELREKLAEAYKAEKDAVSVFGFRTQYGGGKSTGFGLVYNSVADAKKFEPAYRLVRYGLAEKVEKASRQQRKQRKNRGKKIFGTGKSIAKKAARRNAD, encoded by the exons ATG TCTGACGCTATTACTATCCGTACCAGAAAGGTTATCTCCAACCCATTGTTGGCCAGAAAGCAATTCGTCGTTGACGTCTTGCACCCAAACAGAGCTAACGTTTCCAAGGATGAATTGCGTGAAAAGTTGGCTGAAGCTTACAAGGCTGAAAAGGACGCTGTTTCCGTCTTCGGTTTCAGAACCCAATACGGTGGTGGTAAATCCACTGGTTTTGGTTTGGTCTACAACTCTGTTGCTGACGCCAAGAAGTTCGAACCAGCTTACAGATTAGTCAGATACGGTTTGGCTGAAAAGGTCGAAAAGGCCTCCAgacaacaaagaaaacaaagaaagaacagagGTAAGAAGATCTTCGGTACTGGTAAGAGTATTGCCAAGAAGGCCGCTAGACGTAACGCTGattaa
- the VTC1 gene encoding Vtc1p (highly similar to uniprot|P40046 Saccharomyces cerevisiae YER072W VTC1 Protein involved in vacuolar maintenance) translates to MSAPLLQKAPGKRIALPTRVEPKVFFANERTFLSWLNFTVMLGGLGVGLLNFGDKVGRISAGLFTLVAMGTMIYALVTYHWRAAAIRRRGSGPYDDRFGPTLLCFFLLVAVIVNFFLKLKYQGDTQQSD, encoded by the coding sequence ATGTCTGCTCCTTTACTACAGAAAGCTCCTGGCAAGCGTATCGCTTTGCCAACAAGAGTTGAACCTAAGGTGTTTTTCGCCAACGAACGTACTTTCCTATCATGGTTAAACTTCACAGTGATGCTTGGAGGTTTAGGTGTCGGTTTGTTAAATTTCGGGGATAAAGTTGGTCGTATCAGTGCTGGACTTTTCACACTGGTAGCGATGGGAACTATGATTTATGCATTGGTGACGTACCATTGGAGAGCGGCTGCAATTAGACGCAGAGGATCCGGTCCATATGATGATAGATTTGGCCCTACCTTGCtatgtttctttttgttgGTAGCTGTCATCgtgaatttcttcttgaagttgaaatacCAAGGAGACACACAACAAAGCGATTAA